A window of Acipenser ruthenus chromosome 32, fAciRut3.2 maternal haplotype, whole genome shotgun sequence genomic DNA:
ctcctagagtttactaaaacaataccatattagtctagcagtttctgtagacaggcttgaggtatcatactaactgtaacaaTCATGAGGTCCCGAAAAAgtgttcaattatgaaattgcaatattcataaccaacgctttttatttttaaattgtgaaattggtactaggttagtacacagctggggatgatccagagtaccatattagctagtctgcaacttggtatgcagctccatactaaatctacaagttcattgcaacctggGTCTTTGATTTCTCTTtcagtttgacaacaacctcctgacttatgagaatgaagtgctgttcacatcttaccggtaaggattgcaatcaaagtgagtatccttgtggttgagcctgaaactctcctaaccccatctcctctttccaggttgagagttgcctgtcactatctggtcaatgacagcaaggtagtacagttcttgtaccagaataatcctgcacctgtagtccagcctggcttgggtGACCTTGCGGTCATCATGCAGCTTGCATTGGGTAGgacttggcaattgaaataatatagatgctctagtagcgtgtttccacctataaaattctcccttgcatctctgcagattcaacctacaacgacttctatggagctcaggattaccctgttgtgaagtacttgcgaacacccttgtattttgaggtagagctcctgtacagcagggattcACAGgttgaattgtttttggagaactgctgggcaacctattctgctgacaggaatagctctccaaagtgggatgttgttgtggacaggtaagatgctggaatatgatattgctgctacaaaacctatgaattggagttgtggctgatgtgctcctgacctactttctctttctagctgtgagaactctgcagatgagtacttgaccatctttcacccagtctccagcaatgcaagagtgctgttcccttcccatctgaagaggtttgaagtgaaaatgttttccttcacaagcggccgggatgcactgaaaggacaggtaaagtggagtgttgaTATGGGGATCTTATACCACAATGCttggtttggattgctttgcaagcagcaaatggtcactgtgctcacatctttagtgagttggaatgaaaacctataactgcacatttgcaagaaacacttactatgatgcaatatatttgtttttcaattcagtaatcctcattggatgatggtcctgcctgatctattgatgcttgttttacttgacaaggtgtgctgtctttcagatttacttccactgcagtgttgtgatatgtgattcaaaccggccatcagacagcctctgtagcagacggtgcattccagggaaacagaggcttggtaagagctctgcttgagaggggggggggggacgacattttgcatgcatttttgtccatttgttttgatggactcctaattcctcctgtaggtcgcagtgctgaagggatggatggtggtgcagtaaaggcattggtgtcttctggcccaattgagctgaagagagatggatcccttcactttatgcctagaagcggtaatatgcatgatgtgaacacaattgcagttcaagtgaaatatataactatctctttatattccactaactatttctttcttctcttgcaggccaattcaatgtgtggtcccttctgggagctgcaatgggtgtgtgtccagtggttgtctttgtagctggagttgtatatttttggaaaatgcccaaacgtgtgtattgataaataaaaatcttgcttttaaagacttttttggattgtgtgttgtttttatttttttggtgggtgcttgactaattctacataGATTATATATTGGTGAGTGTCGGAATGGCCATGTTAATGGGATTCTCTCCTCTTACTGCattgaatgctttgcttgtttcctgatcaggccattctcaatatggtgtgttattCAAGGACCCTTCATTAATTCACTGAGTGAACCtgggggcaaagactttccttCTCCATTGAGTTGTAACCCTCTTTTTATGTTCCTTTTTGCTTTGACATGCTGCTTTcagtatgcaagtttagggtgaaattatcaacactcctttatatatgtatatatatatatatatatatatataaaccttgttctagcatcacaaaaagtgtgtagatttatatggtctgattgcttgttttttttttttttttttgttatgagtacaagtttgtattcattttgttcacTGAGATTAATACGTCTTTTACTGAAAGTGGTCCCTGGTGAGAGCTCCAAGTAAGGTATTAGTTTAACTTCTTCAGTTTTAACACTATAGAAatgaggttgtgtttttttttgtttgttttttttaagtaatttgaGTTACTGGTTAAACAAACCACTACTTGGCAAcatgttctcttcatgtttgttttgaCTGTGGTTTATATTGTCTGTTACTGGATAAACTCATTTTACGAAACACGTTCCGTAACAAACCGGTACACCCGATGCGGGGAATCTTTAGATCCGCGCACCAGTCTGAACCAGAAGTTCCATTCTTTGAGCTTTAACATATCTATGAGAGAGCTGAGAtattggaactgaattcactacacccgctggcaaccccttgtgtaatgtgtttatactaTATAGAGGACACTGAGTTTGATGCAAAACTCGAGCAgccacattcatattattaaacctgttatcagactctccggcgccatcactctgagtgctctttgaaacagactgggtttgtatttatattcatgttgggttaatcagagatgattatcggcggcccgtctgtagtactaccggagattttaattgcacagtttgtaccgctctgtgcagcgccgtaccgtttgtaacacggtacgtgaactgcattctgctaaacaaaacatcacagcagcagcagcagcgccatctactggacaaaacccagacatacacgttgaaacaatgatccacttcaatatctacaaagcctaaacaagaaactattagcaaagccccgaaaaagaaaatattatacaaaacagtttaaaatcaaatatttaattgttaatctaaccatttttagttactgtagaactacttctctcagtgaattattaaaataaggtttaaagTCTTCATTTGTCAACAACACCACACtcctagacccatttaataatagcaataatacactccagggtctgtgtgttatcatgagatatatcaccacttcctgggcggttcaagaactcgacttcgtctagtgtctcccaacgcacccaaggcatggtgatattacctcatgataacacacacaccctgtcgtgtattactgcttcattaatgtagtcattaggtttatatgtcacattcctttgttgtcaatgtattgatttagatattcgggttggatacctcggaagccagcggaactccagcgtttctccgacaaccactgataacccctcccgtgatgatcgacgctgccatgacaacccatgacatcacccgcacaagttacaacacggcgagtcattttttgtagcacagtattaacgtgttattgttttcacaaaataacatcaataagattatcagatcacctgctagtgtgtactaaacacaacctcaaatatcagtgaattgatacagagacaagccgtggcaccagcaagaggttaaaatgaaattaataaataaattacgacatgaaacagaaatacatgtgggtgtattttaatcaaaaatccatgatccataattctgattataaTCCCACAGCTAATTATTTACAAATTATCAATTTCTATGTTTCTCTGAGTGCTAATGTGGTGTacatattaatggattttagaaatcatctatactagtctgcccctcaaacagttttaaatataatttagatttaaatggcaggtagtatatcaatcaatttctaaaacaggtcgcattttgtaatttaaataggcctacgtatgagctaccaaaacatatttttgttcatgtcgttattaatgtatttacttatttatctggttaaacttgaatccagccttacattttaacttcttgaagttaccacagcatgtctgtgtatgaattactgaagagtaatatttgtgatttgattactctagcagatgaactgataatgtatgggtgttattttgtgaaaacaagacaatattaaaaaagaaatactacaacattaaataaataaataaattatacaccaaactgtagaacatttgtttagtcttaatatcataacaaatatgcATATTATAAATATGCACTTCTTTtaatttgttggaaaacggtctggaactgaagtaaagtatattttttttaatactgtgctatttgagtatttaaaatatggttatcttcaaaattaaaatgccagcaactgtgtgttaatttaacgaagcgcctaacgccgctcggaacgttcgcatttttaaatcctaacggtctctgctcagctgagtggaatgttcacgagccggttgcctagcagcgtctccccctccttctctgccccgccctctcgccctctctcgttgctccagctaggagttcaaatttatcTTCAttattagcgcaactctttactaacttttacaaattagcttattggaggcttcgtgttttcaAGATGGTTctggtgcagtccgggcagactgactggagcatcattacagtatagcacactgctctttttaatgctaaatatgtatctggtattctaagtattatctacaattaataattcagctatattcatattcagaatgtaatacagtattaagacaggctccagtattataaataaataaacacgctttaagagaaacagcagtgatgtttattgtccattcacatacattctctatatgtttctacattgtggttgcacagggacaagggtctcagtgatgtttaaaaaaaatactagagcctacaattaaccaatatagaaaggaaggggggagaaatgtattgcctgtgtgcagtaccttacacttttctctattaaatgtcatttgccatgtgtctgtccagttctgaatgctgtctagatcattttgaatgacctttgctgctgcatccagggcgacttatagtcgtaaaccaaaatacatttcaagaatcacagtacagtattaatacaattaagagcaagataaatacaatgactttggttcaagcaagtacaagtatgacaaaatacaattcaataacgaagcagataacagtgtcagtgatagttacatcaggatataattaaatacaaaatactatagtttaaataacacttgacagattagagTACTCTCAAGTACAGGATTagatgtagtaaaatagggggcagataagagcaagtaaagcacatttaaggaagagtgataagtgtccagagggaaaaacagaggagttctacaggtgctgtctgaagaggtgagtcttgaggaggcaccggaaggtggtcagggactgggcagtcctgacatctgtaggaaggtcattccaccactgcagggcgagggtggagaaggagcgagttatggaggcaggggagtgtagaggaggtagagccagtcatctagtgcaggaggagcggagaggtcgagtggaggtgtagggagagatgagggtctggaggtagctgggtgcagtctggtcaaggcatctgtaggctagtacaagagtcttgaactggatgcgagcggtgattgggagccactggagtgagcggagcagtggggtTGCgtaggagaagcgaggcagagagaacaccaggtgagcagcagagttttggatgagctggagcggacaggtggcggacgcagggaggccagccaggagggagttgcagtagtctagacgggagagtaccagggcctggaccaggagctgggtggcgtagttggtgaggaagggtcggattcttcatatgttgctcaggaagaatcggcaagtgagtgtctgtggcaatgtgccctgcccctgtgtgcatttgtgtgttatatgttgtatgttgcatgcgtgtgttaatgttggtgtatagtcattggtacacgagatataaacgggtctgtgtttcacgtgtgattttaaaaggtagatttgtatttaggcacgaggagggcacaaatcacttcacgtgctggttaaatgtaatatgtgagcacggggttgcacagaattaattcacgtgctgggattcaagtgaaaaattaattagtaattcaatcccagcacaacagtatatatagagacacgtaccattcactcagggttgggtgttcgagagtggagaacgggtgagagagagaaggagaataactttaaaatatcaattgctattacgtgctggtaggaccagcacaatacttgtttatttaaaactcaccgtgtttgtttgtgtgtctgtccgtgcactgtatagtccgttttgtttgtctctttattttggcgtgaagtgccttgtcctgttttgtgttcaaaccttttattacttggtaagtgcagttggagagttaggggagaaccaggccagaacagtgccagagattcccaggtcagcgagagaggatagtagaattgagtgatcgacagtgtcaaaggcagcagagaggtcgaggagaattaggacagaagaCAGAGAGGCAGCtaaggcagagtttagtgagttggtgacagacaggagggcggtttcagtggagtgagcagagcggaagccagattggagagggttgagcagagagtggctggacaggaaagcagagagctggcggtgtacagcccgctcgagggttttggagaggaagggtaggagggagacaggatggtagctctggagggaggtggggtcgagggtgttttttaaggaggggagtgatagggGGTTGTTTGAAGGCAAGTGAGGAGAGGTTGGAGTGGaccgaaaagagtaaggagggtgagaggagaataccagtcccacctccctgtccagggagacgcggggtatgggacaggacgtagagagaggacagggcagcaggagttacagtgttatcaggggacagccaggtttcagtgagagcaaggaaatcgagagagaggtgggaggcaaaggcagagatgaaatcagctttgttagcagaagagtgacagttccagagtgcaccagagagtgtgcgggaggggggagaggcagcgggatgaggttagaggggttggaggagcagcagtggagagagggcagaggacgaggacgagaggacagaacagggaattgagagacagtcatagcaggacaggtaagacaaataggcacagtgggagcggtgcggtggagggtacagacctgactagtagatggcatcatccagagcgctgttaggttaggatctattcgaacagcgtctcgaggcaggcctcccctcgctggactcccacagctagactcccggctcttttgttgaggctcttctgtttgctggcgcttcgtgctggccaCGGAAATAGCCttcctgattaatataacagctgGGTGGGAAAAGAACAGCTAAACAGTGTGGAAACcaaacaaatagcaaatcaacttctaaaatggtattgagtgctgacaagagtttggtatcagctgttgatttccttgaaacaatcttttatagtaaagtaaacacatttattcattttaaaaataagtaaaaatcaaactgtcagaagtgggatttaaACCCACATCTCCATTTGGATatcagaacacacaattctttggaaacaCAGAGTTCTTGAGTCTGACGCCTTAGACAACTCGGCCATTACAGTAAAaatctgcattatttatttcagcacagactagggttgtctattgtatcaaggcccgattgggtttattacgcacataccaactgttgctccatgaaagatgtaatgacaattgtaaaaaaagaaacggattgaagccaacccaaaaaagtaagattatttatttcagtatcgttatagctataaacgatgcatgcattttacaatagcaattgctatttgacaatgaccaataagtaattttgttgcaatactgtatacaatgtgaacagaatcagacattgctccgttgcctcgaagaaacatcttcaatttgtatttaaaaaggatgcACAGCATGgagctcgaacccacgaccctgagattaagagtctcatgctttaccgactgagctagccgggctgactttcactgtaaccaactgagctattaatttgtcatcttatttgagaaaatacttaacgacagaaccaaagattccaaatataatccactggacgtcaccagaaacagctttgatgagacaaagtcgtatgacacgaaccctaagaatgttattccagattcattgtcgcttagaaacaaGAGGATTTAAAATGTGAGTgtatgtgaatagagtcaaatacatttgcatcattctgtatatatatatatatatatatatatatatatatatatatatatatatatatatatatatatttcaagtaactgtagatttattatcataatgaaaacacattacacactttagttctgtaacaaaatgacaataacaaagacgttccctTACCGGGAGTCGATACCGGGCCGCCTGGGTGttaaccaggaatcctaaccactagaccatatAGGAAGCTATGTAGCAAAATCATGGACATAGAACAATAGTTAGTATAtagtacaatgattggtaaaagggaaccacaaaaacatatttaattacaaacacgttacaaatgaaagcaaacttcaaaccatttatatttattatcaattaacacaaacacttcaattgctaaaaaaaatctccctttgtgcttctcggaaggcatacgatggagggcgcactgcagttttcagtcgggggaatattacaaattaggagactgtgctttaaaatacacatgtagggcgggcgtctctgttacaaagaattgttacactttgtatttatctccataatgtgttgggactaaatacgcagatacattaaaactatttggagaatgtgggcatcgatcccgctacttctcgctaagcgagcgctctatcatttgagctaattccccttgaatggGGCCactgattctcataggctacatcacaGATTGATATGAATTCAGATTgtcctatagatttttttttttttattggcaatgcaaaaatgccaaaacttgcttttgtatcacatgacaaacttaaggtatgctttaacgacttggctgtctcaagttagtttgtattgttaatggaacacctcgttgttgcccagtcattgtatcatatgaagtagagcttgccagctgggggcgacggtctgccaataaaagagaagactatatttgcaaggatcatttctagagtgaaacatgttttgaagggattggtctcggtatccaccaggaggaatgggagtgttttcttctcagcaccaagctgacaatgagtgttgtttttgggcacctgctcgctgctagtgATGACACTTCAATCTTCAAtcgggggttgttgaaggaaggggacacattttgagtgcgtatctcatactggtagaaacgcagaaaatcagaaaccatcaagcctacaattgttcagttgtttaaataaataagcaaatttcaaattgatcaatgctaatgttaaaacaatttaagatcactttaaataggccttgactgatataaaaaatatagtaatgtgatttgcactacgcaggactagatgagcttaaataaagacattacatttgaaaataacCTGTGCTTATCCCCACTTACAAGGAGGAGTGGCAtctgtttctttattaatgaaCCAAAGATAAAGACGT
This region includes:
- the LOC131702972 gene encoding zona pellucida sperm-binding protein 2-like → MVVVADFSLSCSFPTKMIDCFTNGTMAALAVKVESVPSLSPSQLTLRDPSCRPLQSDAINAVFYFNVNSCGTTRRFDNNLLTYENEVLFTSYRLRVACHYLVNDSKVVQFLYQNNPAPVVQPGLGDLAVIMQLALDSTYNDFYGAQDYPVVKYLRTPLYFEVELLYSRDSQVELFLENCWATYSADRNSSPKWDVVVDSCENSADEYLTIFHPVSSNARVLFPSHLKRFEVKMFSFTSGRDALKGQIYFHCSVVICDSNRPSDSLCSRRCIPGKQRLGRSAEGMDGGAVKALVSSGPIELKRDGSLHFMPRSGQFNVWSLLGAAMGVCPVVVFVAGVVYFWKMPKRVY